The Salvia miltiorrhiza cultivar Shanhuang (shh) chromosome 1, IMPLAD_Smil_shh, whole genome shotgun sequence genome has a window encoding:
- the LOC130999955 gene encoding multiple organellar RNA editing factor 2, chloroplastic-like, whose protein sequence is MAATIVRSISAVRLSGAASSRRLFSSTISSPPPLPGLSRPRISTLRFAVPAISHSLRVFSPNSVRVNPVRCRVNRSGSAYSPLNSGSNFNDRPPTEMAPLFPGCDYEHWLIVMDKPGGEGATKQQMIDCYIQTLAKVLGSEEEAKKKIYNISCERYFGFGCEIDEETSNKLEGLPGVLFVLPDSYVDAENKDYGAELFVNGEIVQRSPERQRRVEPVPQRAQDRPRYNDRTRYVRRRENMR, encoded by the exons ATGGCCGCTACAATCGTCCGATCAATCTCCGCCGTCCGATTAtccggcgccgcctcctccagACGCCTTTTCTCTTCCACTATCTCCAGCCCCCCGCCGCTCCCCGGGCTCTCCCGGCCCCGCATTTCTACCCTCCGCTTCGCCGTGCCCGCAATTTCTCACTCGCTCCGCGTCTTTTCCCCCAATAGTGTTCGTGTCAACCCGGTCAGGTGCCGGGTTAACAGGTCCGGTTCGGCCTACTCGCCGCTCAACTCCGGGTCGAACTTCAACGACCGACCGCCCACGGAGATGGCCCCGCTCTTCCCCGGCTGCGATTACGAGCACTGGCTGATCGTGATGGACAAACCTGGGGGCGAAGGGGCCACGAAGCAACAGATGATTGATTGCTACATTCAAACCCTAGCTAAAGTCCTCGGAAG TGAGGAGGAGGcaaagaagaaaatatataatatctCTTGTGAGAGGTACTTTGGCTTTGGCTGTGAGATTGATGAGGAGACTTCTAATAAGCTTGAAG GTTTGCCTGGTGTTTTGTTCGTTCTTCCAGATTCATATGTTGATGCTGAAAACAAAGACTATGGAG CCGAGTTGTTTGTAAATGGAGAGATAGTTCAACGATCCCCAGAGAGACAGAGGAGAGTGGAGCCAGTGCCTCAAAGAGCTCAAGACAGaccgagatacaatgatcgaaCGCGTTATGTCAGGCGTCGTGAGAACATGAGGTAA
- the LOC130999963 gene encoding rho GDP-dissociation inhibitor 1-like, whose translation MEREKIEVAGSSKQELEMKGEERVFDEEDDDDDHQESKEVFGNFVPGPLLPLKVQIEKDKEDESLRRWKEKLLGGLDSDLNGNVEPEVKFHSIGIISSDFGEISTPFPICEEQSKQIHFTLHEGSEYQLKLTFSVLHNIVSGLAYTNSVWKGGIQVDQSRGMLGTFAPQKAPYVHTLEEETTPSGVLARGVYAAKLKFEDDDKRRHVELNYSFEIQRRH comes from the exons atggaGCGTGAGAAGATAGAAGTGGCAGGGTCATCTAAACAGGAGCTGGAGATGAAGGGAGAAGAGAGGGTTTTTGATGAAgaagacgatgatgatgatcatCAAGAAAGCAAAGAGGTTTTTGGAAATTTCGTTCCTGGCCCTCTTCTTCCTCTCAAAGTGCAGATTGAGAAAGACAAG GAAGATGAGAGTTTAAGAAGGTGGAAAGAGAAGCTGCTTGGTGGCCTTGATAGTGATCTAAATG GGAATGTGGAGCCGGAGGTTAAGTTTCACTCGATTGGAATCATATCCTCTGATTTTGGGGAGATTAGCACTCCATTTCCCATTTGTGAAGAGCAGAGCAAGCAGATACATTTCACCCTGCACGAGGGCTCCGAGTATCAGCTTAAGCTAACATTCTCCGTTCTTCATAACATTGTATCGGGCCTGGCATATACAAACTCTGTTTGGAAGGGTGGAATTCAAG TCGATCAAAGCAGAGGAATGCTTGGCACTTTTGCTCCACAAAAGGCCCCATATGTACACACCTTAGAGGAAGAGACTACTCCATCCGGGGTGCTGGCACGAGGGGTGTACGCAGCCAAACTAAAG TTTGAGGACGATGACAAGCGACGCCATGTGGAGCTGAATTACTCGTTCGAGATACAAAGGAGGCACTAA
- the LOC130999937 gene encoding protein NRT1/ PTR FAMILY 5.2-like, with the protein MSTMKVEEGGDGGYTQDGTFDLKGRPVLRSTTGKWKACYFIVGYEAIERMAYYGIASNLVIYLTTKLHEGTVESANNVTNWIGTVWMTPLIGAYIADTYLGRYWTFMIASCIYLMGMVLLTLVVSLSALRPPPCGDGVMEKDCDKKASTFQIGIFYLALYIIAIGTGGTKPNISTMGADQFDDYEPQEKFQKLSFFNWWMFSIFLGTLFSNTFLVYIQDNVGWAVGYALPTVGLAVSILVFIVGTRYYRHKPPSGSPLTRMARVLVATLRKWRLVVPDEPKQLHELPLEHYSTSGTFRLDHSSSLSFLDKAAVVSNSKSPWMLCSVTQVEETKQMMKMIPILVATFIPSTLLPQTQTLFVKQGATLQRNIGPHFKIPPASLSAFITIFMLISIVLYDRFLVPLIRKYTKNPRGITLLQRMGIGLLLHIIIMATASFAERRRLSVARRNGITGKDEIVPLSIFILLPQFALMGVADNFVEVAKIEFFYDQAPQGMKSLGAAYFTTSLGIGYFLSSFLLSTVADITKRRGNGWILNNLNVSHLDYYYAFYAVISLLNLLFFLFVARLFVYNTEVSDRETEFQGEDAAALAAAGFTE; encoded by the exons aTGTCGACGATGAAGGTGGAAGAGGGAGGAGATGGGGGTTATACACAAGATGGCACCTTCGACCTCAAAGGTAGACCAGTTCTTAGATCAACCACTGGAAAATGGAAGGCTTGCTACTTCATTGTTG GGTATGAAGCAATTGAGAGGATGGCTTACTATGGGATTGCATCAAATCTAGTGATATATCTGACAACAAAGCTCCATGAAGGCACTGTGGAATCCGCAAACAATGTGACTAATTGGATTGGCACAGTTTGGATGACACCCCTTATTGGTGCATACATCGCAGACACTTATCTGGGTCGATATTGGACTTTCATGATAGCATCATGTATTTACCTTATG GGGATGGTATTGTTAACGCTGGTTGTTTCCTTGTCGGCCTTAAGGCCGCCGCCGTGTGGAGATGGAGTGATGGAAAAAGATTGTGACAAGAAAGCCTCGACTTTTCAAATAGGCATCTTCTACCTAGCCTTGTACATAATTGCAATCGGAACTGGTGGGACCAAGCCTAATATCTCAACCATGGGGGCTGACCAATTTGATGACTATGAGCCTCAAGAGAAGTTCCAAAAGCTCTCCTTCTTCAACTGGTGGATGTTTAGCATCTTCCTCGGCACCCTTTTCTCCAACACTTTCCTTGTCTACATCCAAGACAACGTCGGTTGGGCCGTCGGCTACGCCCTCCCTACCGTGGGCCTTGCGGTCTCCATCTTGGTCTTCATCGTTGGGACGCGCTACTATAGGCATAAGCCCCCTTCCGGTAGCCCCTTGACCCGGATGGCCCGGGTGCTCGTGGCCACCCTCAGGAAGTGGAGGCTCGTCGTACCCGACGAGCCTAAACAACTCCATGAGCTCCCCTTGGAGCATTACTCGACTTCTGGCACCTTCAGACTAGATCATTCATCTTCACTAAG CTTCCTTGACAAAGCTGCAGTAGTAAGCAACTCCAAGTCGCCATGGATGCTATGCTCAGTAACTCAAGTGGAAGAAACAAAGCAAATGATGAAGATGATTCCAATCCTAGTGGCCACATTCATACCCAGCACCCTCCTCCCACAAACCCAAACCCTCTTCGTGAAGCAGGGGGCCACTCTCCAACGCAACATCGGCCCCCATTTCAAGATCCCGCCGGCCTCCCTCAGCGCCTTCATCACCATCTTCATGCTCATCTCCATTGTACTCTACGATCGTTTCCTTGTACCCTTGATCCGAAAATACACCAAAAACCCTAGGGGCATAACCTTGCTGCAGCGGATGGGGATCGGCCTGCTCCTCCACATAATCATCATGGCCACCGCCTCCTTCGCCGAGAGGCGGCGGCTGAGCGTGGCGCGGCGGAACGGAATCACCGGGAAGGACGAGATCGTGCCGCTCTCCATCTTCATCCTCCTCCCGCAGTTCGCCCTGATGGGGGTGGCGGATAACTTCGTGGAGGTGGCGAAGATCGAGTTCTTCTACGACCAGGCGCCGCAGGGGATGAAGAGCCTCGGCGCCGCCTATTTCACCACCAGTTTGGGGATTGGGTATTTCTTGAGCAGTTTCCTGCTGTCGACTGTGGCGGACATCACCAAGAGGAGGGGGAATGGGTGGATCTTGAACAATCTCAATGTCTCGCATTTGGACTATTACTATGCGTTCTACGCCGTCATCAGTCTTCTCAACttgcttttcttcttgtttGTCGCCAGATTGTTTGTTTACAATACGGAGGTGAGTGATCGGGAAACGGAGTTTCAGGGAGAAGATGCGGCCGCGCTGGCGGCTGCCGGTTTTACGGAGTGA